One Bradyrhizobium sp. CCGB12 genomic window carries:
- a CDS encoding Lrp/AsnC family transcriptional regulator: protein MHYDRIDARILEIVQKNNRLTSESIGELAGLSATACQRRLKRLRSEGIIEADVSIVSPRAVGRPVQMLVLVTLERERSDIIDKFKKAIKSSAEVVNGFYVTGDADFVLYVTARSMEDYEHFTRRFFYENSDIKGFKTMVIMDRVKAGFAIPIDSPSDD, encoded by the coding sequence ATGCACTACGATCGAATAGACGCCCGCATTCTCGAGATCGTGCAAAAGAACAACCGACTAACATCGGAATCGATTGGCGAGCTGGCCGGACTTTCCGCTACCGCGTGTCAACGGCGCTTGAAGAGGCTCCGTTCGGAGGGCATCATCGAAGCCGATGTCTCGATCGTTTCGCCGAGGGCGGTAGGACGACCAGTCCAAATGCTCGTGCTGGTTACTTTGGAGAGAGAGCGGTCCGATATTATTGACAAGTTTAAGAAGGCCATCAAATCGTCAGCTGAAGTTGTCAATGGCTTCTACGTCACCGGCGACGCAGACTTCGTCTTGTACGTTACGGCTCGCAGCATGGAAGACTATGAGCATTTCACCCGACGGTTCTTTTATGAGAACTCGGACATTAAGGGATTTAAGACAATGGTTATAATGGACAGGGTGAAGGCTGGCTTCGCTATTCCCATAGACTCCCCATCTGACGATTGA